AATTTTGAAAATTATGCTTTTAAATTTGAAAAATCAGAAGCTCTAAAATACAATCTGCTGGAAAATGATTTAATTTCCAACAAAACCCAATCATTACAAACTACAGAAGGTTTAGTTCCTTTAAATTATAAACTTTTTGAAAATGATGCTCTTGTTTTTAAAACATTAGAATCGAATTCGCTCACAATACTTCAAAACCAAAAACCATATGTTCAGGTAGATTTTGAAGATTTTCCGAGTTTAGGAATCTGGACAAAAGATCAGGCTCCATTTGTTTGTATCGAACCCTGGTTTGGCTATTCGGACACTGCCGAAAACTCCGGAGATTTATTTCAAAAAGAAGGAATATTAATTTTAGAAGCAGAACAAAGCTTTCATTCTCAATTTAGTATCAAAATAGTATAAACCATGCTGGAATTTAACTTTCATCCTTTTCCGGTAATCGAAACTGACCGATTACTTTTAAGAAGAATTACCAATGATGATGTAAATGAAGTTTTCGAATTACGTTCGAATCCTGAAACCATGAAATATATTCCGAGACCATTAGCCAAAAGCACTCAAGATGCATTGGATCATATTGAAATGATCGAAGAAAAAATAAACGTAAACGCAGGCATCAATTGGGCAATTACCTTAAAAGGCAACCCTAAACTTCTGGGTATTATTGGTTTTTACAGAATGCAACCCGAAAATTACCGAGCCGAAATTGGCTATATGTTACTGCCGGATTTTCACGGGAAAGGAATTGTTCCCGAATCTGTAGAAACCTTAATAAAATATGGTTTCGAAAGCATGAAATTACATTCGATTGAAGCTATCATTGCTCCTGAAAATTATGCTTCGGAAAAAGTGCTTCAAAAATGCGGCTTCGTAAAAGAGGCTCATTTTAAAGAATCTGAATTTTGGGAAGGAAAGTTTCTAGACAAAGTAGTGTACTCATTATTAAACCGTTAGTTTTAATCGTTTTTGATGCAGCATTTTTTTATTACTAAAAATCTGCTTTCAGGCAATAGTAACCGCTTGTAATGCGTTATATTTGTGTCCGAAAACAAAAAATTACCTCAGATTACCAAATACCATGAGAAAAATATCCGCCTTAATTGTTCTTTTTTTATCGATTCAATTACACAGCCAGACTTTTATCAAGTTTAACGGCGTTACAGCCTTAGTTGCAATTCCAAATATTGGAATCGAGACCAGTATAGGCGAAAAAACTACTTTTAGTGCCGATGTAATGGCATCTTTCTGGGAAAGCTTTAACGGAAATAATCCGATGAAATTCATTACCGTAACTCCTGAAATCCGTTACCATTTTAAAGAAAAATACAATGGTTTTTATGCAGGAGGACATATTGGTGCCGATAAATACGAACTGCAAAAGTGGAACTATTGGGATACCAATAAATACGAAGATGGTTTTGGCTACAGAATTGGTGCAACAATAGGATACAATCTAAAAGTAAGTGATAAATTTTTACTTGATTTTTATGTTGGCGGAGGCTGGCACCAAGGCTTTTATAAAGGTTATTACAACGACGGAACTCCCGGAAGATATGAACCAACGCGTAACTGGAATAAAAGCGGCGAATGGCTTCCGTATCGAGGCGGTGTAATGCTTTCGTATAAGTTAAACTAATCAGGATTAGATAACCTGGGCAGCGTTTTAATATATAAGTCTTCTACTTTTTTCCTTGCCCAGTCTGTTTTTCTTAAAAAAGTAAGACTTGATTTTACACTTGGGTTTGAATTAAAACATTTTACCGGTATTAATTCGCCCAAAGTATCAAAACCGTAATAATCAACGAGAGTTTCAACGATTTTTTGAAGCGTAATTCCGTGAAGCGGATCTTTTGATTTACTTTCCATTTTATCTTTTTTATATAAACTAAAAGGCCGTGCTTAAAAAAGCACGGCCTTTTTTGCAAAATTAACGAATTGACCTAAAACAATCCACTAAATTTAGAATATGAACTTAAATCTAAAAGAAAGCGCCGTTATCAAGTGTTACTTCTTCTCGGGGCTGTGTTGTAAAACGGTTCTATATTTGCAACGTGCGCTAATCCAAAATTTGTAACTGTAGTTTTTTCTCCATTTTCAGCCCCTAAGGTTGTAGAAGTAAGTTTCGCTAAATCACACGAAAATTCAACCGGGAAGTTTTTTGAACTATAAATTCAAATCACCTGACACAGATAAACCAAACAGCAAACAGGTTTATTTTTTACTCGCTTTCTTTTTCTCTTCTGGTAATGCTGGCCGGTCAAAATTGCTTTTTATTCTATAAACTGCAATAAACCGGTTACATTCCAATATTTTCTCTTAAGACATAAATACAATTAAATCAATTAATTACAACAGTCTTATATTTATTTCTGTTTCTTTATAATTACATGACAAAATTATGTGTAAGCTTTTATGCTAAGAATGATTAAAATCATAAAATAAAAAAAATCTTTAATTATATTTATGCACATTTAAAGTTTTGCAATTTTACTTACTTTTGTACCATGTTAAAATCAGTCAATATACTTAATAAAAGAGCTCGGTTTGATTATGAAATAATCGATACTTATACTGCCGGAATTGTTTTGGCAGGAACCGAGATCAAATCTATACGATTAGGAAAAGCAAATATTACAGAAAGTTTCTGCGAGTTTAGCAACAATGAACTTTTTGCAATTAATACTTATATCGAAGAATATTCGTTTGGAAATCAGTTTAATCACAGCTCAAGAAGCGAAAGAAAACTTCTTTTAAATAAAAGAGAATTAAAAACTCTGGCGAGAAGCGTTCAGGCAAAGGGTCTTACTATTATTCCTTTAAAATTATTTACAAACGAAAAAGGTCTTGCAAAACTGCAGATTGGTCTTTGTAAAGGAAAGAAAAACTACGATAAACGTGAATCTTTGAAAGAACAGGACACAAAACGCGATCTTGACAGAATTAAAAAGGCTTACAACTAAAAACACAAACACTTAAAAAACAGTTGTTTATTTAAATTTTATAGTTATTTTTATTACAAAAATATAACTATGAAAAAGTTTTCGTTTTTATTACTCTCAATTGTAACTCTTTCAGGCTGCAGTAGCAATACATCGATCGTTAACAGCTGGAGAGATCCCGATACTACTGTTGCACAGGAACAATTCAAGAAGGTTTTGGTTATGGCTTTGGTAAAAGACGAAGCTTCACGACGAATTGCCGAAAACAGAATTGCAGCCAATCACCCTGTTTTCAGAACCTCATATCAATTTCTTAACGAAACCACCAAACAGCTTACCAAGGAGCAAAAACTAAAAATCCTTCAGGATGAAAATTTTGACGGTGTTGTTACCCTGCGCCTTGTAAGCAAAGAAAAAGAAACTACCTATGTTCCCGGAACGTATACCGGAATGTATTACGGAGGCTTCGACGGCATGTATACAGGTGTGTACGGATATGGTTTTGGAAACTGGTACGGAATGTATTCTCCCGACTTCTACGAACCGGGATATTATCAGGAAACAACATCGTATATGGTCGAAACCAATATATTTTCATTAAAAGAAAATAAACTAATCTGGACCGGAACGACAGAATCGCAAAACGTTACAGATTTAGGACAGACTGTCGATGCCATAATGCAGGCCGTAGTAAAAGAAATGAAAAAAGACGGTTCTCTGCCTCCAAAATAAACAAAACATCGATTTATCTAAACTTGCTGCTTTCTGTATTTAAACTGAATGAAAACGCCTTTTTTAGGCTTTACAATCCCTATAACTATCGGAATGTTCCTATGCGTTAAAACAACTTAAATAAGCTTAAAATATTAAAGAATAATTGTAAAATTTTGAACCCTATAAAAATTGACTAAGTTTGTCAAGACAAAATTTTTCATAATGAAAACACTTTTAAAAAACGCCAGAGAACTAAAAGGTTTAAAAACACGGGAACTGGCAAAACTTGCCGATATCGATCAGGCTTTGATAAGTAAATTTGAATCAGGAACAAGAAGACCAACCAAAGATCAGATTATAAAACTATCGCAGCTTTTAGAAATTGACTATGAAACGTTGATGGTTGCCTGGCTTAAAGAAAAGATTCTTTATGAAATTGGCGATGATGATTTTGCGCTGAAAGCCTTAAAAGTTGCCGAAGATGAAATAAAATACAACAAAACGGTTTCGAATCTTAAACTATCTACGTCTTTAGAAAAAATTCTAAAGGAAATAGATTCTTTAAAAGAAAAACTGGATTCGTGTCGTCAGTTTGATAGTTACAAAATTAAACAGGCGCTCGAATTAGAATATACTTTTGAAAGCAACAGAATCGAAGGAAATACTATGACCCTGCGCGAAACAGATTTGGTTATCAACGAGGGTTTAACGATTTCTGGAAAAAGTATG
This portion of the Flavobacterium gelatinilyticum genome encodes:
- a CDS encoding GNAT family N-acetyltransferase gives rise to the protein MLEFNFHPFPVIETDRLLLRRITNDDVNEVFELRSNPETMKYIPRPLAKSTQDALDHIEMIEEKINVNAGINWAITLKGNPKLLGIIGFYRMQPENYRAEIGYMLLPDFHGKGIVPESVETLIKYGFESMKLHSIEAIIAPENYASEKVLQKCGFVKEAHFKESEFWEGKFLDKVVYSLLNR
- a CDS encoding DUF3575 domain-containing protein, giving the protein MRKISALIVLFLSIQLHSQTFIKFNGVTALVAIPNIGIETSIGEKTTFSADVMASFWESFNGNNPMKFITVTPEIRYHFKEKYNGFYAGGHIGADKYELQKWNYWDTNKYEDGFGYRIGATIGYNLKVSDKFLLDFYVGGGWHQGFYKGYYNDGTPGRYEPTRNWNKSGEWLPYRGGVMLSYKLN
- a CDS encoding VF530 family protein, with protein sequence MESKSKDPLHGITLQKIVETLVDYYGFDTLGELIPVKCFNSNPSVKSSLTFLRKTDWARKKVEDLYIKTLPRLSNPD
- the smpB gene encoding SsrA-binding protein SmpB; the protein is MLKSVNILNKRARFDYEIIDTYTAGIVLAGTEIKSIRLGKANITESFCEFSNNELFAINTYIEEYSFGNQFNHSSRSERKLLLNKRELKTLARSVQAKGLTIIPLKLFTNEKGLAKLQIGLCKGKKNYDKRESLKEQDTKRDLDRIKKAYN